From Antennarius striatus isolate MH-2024 chromosome 9, ASM4005453v1, whole genome shotgun sequence, one genomic window encodes:
- the plekha8 gene encoding pleckstrin homology domain-containing family A member 8, with protein MEGILYKWTNYISGWQPRWFVLNGGTLSYYDSQEDAWKGCKGSIKISVCEIQVHSSDSTRVDLTIPGEQYFYLRAINAAERQKWLVALGTAKACLTDNRTKREKELQENTEALKTKMSELRLYCDLLLQQVNKIKENDELADTAETSVDTGNIVKSTCTTFLKTLEECMQIANHTFSPDMVTQSPPGSPPVAAIKPQKIKPVDNLSQNLVEKWSNVAETSGEGNTQENQIVDSGTKGPDGPDRPEHHYSPSGNSEINAANEKKTVHKQPVEVTLHTTQNISEIKEYDQPAEEDDHADQKKAEHEDQHGLDQNQEYVNNNKEVITVLNPRHQQEVVNNQEETQHADKTCRDSMGSEDDEQVETFFSTMSHRFSDIRLDDDNGIPTQEFLDSCYAIVPVLDKLGSTVFAPVKMDFVGNIKKIHQKLMSDPDSFPTLQSIVLHEVHTDVAQVRNSATEALLWLTRGLKFLKEFLSAVSAGQQDIQGALNTAYGKTLRQYHGWVVRGVFALALRAAPSYHGFTAALVSSEGDELKKGFTSGLQRDLGVYLPAMEQQLAIIDGLYEEYNLDSDEVV; from the exons ATGGAAGGAATTCTATATAAATGGACCAATTACATAAGCG GTTGGCAACCTCGTTGGTTCGTGCTCAACGGAGGAACGCTGTCTTATTATGATTCTCAAGAAGATGCCTGGAAAGGTTGCAAGGGCAGTATTAAGATATCTGTTTGTGAGATCCAAG TTCATTCCTCTGACTCGACCCGCGTTGACCTGACCATACCTGGAGAGCAGTACTTTTACCTGAGAGCCATCAATGCAGCTGAGAGGCAGAAATGGCTGGTGGCTCTGGGAACAGCCAAAGCTTGTCTGACAGACAACAGAACAAAGAGGGAAAAGG agctCCAGGAGAACACGGAGGCGCTGAAAACTAAGATGTCAGAACTCAGATTGTACTGTGACCTTCTTCTCCAACAAGTTAACAAGATCAAAGAGAATGATGAGCTGGCAGACACAGCAGAG ACAAGCGTCGACACAGGAAACATTGTGAAGTCTACATGCACTACTTTCCTTAAGACACTTGAGGAATGCATGCAGATAGCAAATCATACTTTCAGTCCAGATATGGTAACACAGAGTCCTCCGGGATCGCCTCCAGTAGCAGCAATCAAACCTCAAAAG ATAAAACCAGTTGACAATTTAAGTCAAAATCTTGTAGAAAA ATGGAGTAATGTGGCTGAAACTTCAGGAgaaggaaacacacaagagaaCCAGATAGTTGACTCTGGAACCAAGGGACCGGATGGACCAGATAGACCAGAGCACCATTATTCCCCATCAGGAAATTCAG AAATCAATGCtgccaatgaaaaaaaaacagtccacAAGCAGCCAGTTGAAGTGACTTTACACACTACCCAGAATATCTCTGAGATTAAAGAATACGACCAACCGGCAGAGGAGGATGATCACGCTGATCAAAAGAAGGCAGAACACGAGGATCAGCATGGATTAGACCAAAATCAGGAGTATGTGAACAACAATAAGGAAGTCATCACCGTTTTAAACCCTCGAcaccaacaggaagttgttAACAACCAAGAGGAAACTCAACATGCTGATAAGACATGCAGAGATTCAATGGGGTCAGAAGATGATGAGCAGGTGGAAACTTTCTTCAGCACAATGAGCCACAG ATTTAGTGATATAAGACTGGATGACGACAATGGTATCCCTACTCAAGAGTTTTTGGACTCATGCTATGCAATAGTACCTGTATTAG ACAAACTGGGGTCGACAGTGTTTGCGCCAGTTAAAATGGATTTTGTTGGAAATATTAAG AAAATTCACCAGAAGCTGATGTCAGATCCTGACAGCTTCCCCACTCTGCAGTCAATCGTGCTTCATGAAGTCCACACAGATGTGGCCCAGGTTCGTAATTCGGCCACCGAGGCTCTGCTTTGGCTCACACGAGGTCTGAAGTTCCTCAAGGAGTTCTTGTCAGCAGTCAGTGCCGGACAGCAAGACATCCAGGGAGCGCTAA ATACTGCCTATGGAAAGACTCTTCGTCAATACCACGGATGGGTTGTGCGAGGTGTGTTTGCG TTGGCCCTGAGGGCCGCCCCGTCCTATCACGGTTTCACCGCCGCCTTGGTGTCAAGCGAGGGTGACGAACTGAAGAAAGGCTTCACCAGCGGCTTGCAAAGGGACCTGGGAGTGTATCTGCCTGCcatggagcagcagctggcaATCATAGATGGCCTTTATGAAGAATACAACCTGGACTCAGATGAAGTGGTGTAG
- the fkbp14 gene encoding peptidyl-prolyl cis-trans isomerase FKBP14, producing MIIFYIFFLFSSLLVCVTGGKLPEPEVKIEVLHKPFMCQRKSKYGDMLLVHYEGFLESNGTLFHSSHRDGNQQPVWFTLGSQEVIKGWDKGLQNMCTGERRKLTIPPTLGYGKEGKGKIPPSSTLVFDIELMDIQNGPRSHDSFQDMDLNNDWKLSKQEVKEYLKKEFEKHGYSQNDTHHELMVDDIFNNEDEDKDGFISSREFVYRHDEL from the exons atgattattttttatatttttttcttattttcctcGCTGTTGGTGTGTGTCACTGGAGGTAAACTGCCTGAACCAGAAGTGAAAATTGAGGTTTTACACAAACCCTTCATGTGTCAACGCAAATCAAAATATGGAGACATGCTGCTTGTTCATTACGAAGGATTCTTGGAGAGTAATGGCACCCTGTTTCATTCCAG ccATAGAGATGGGAATCAGCAGCCAGTTTGGTTTACTCTCGGGAGCCAAGAGGTGATCAAGGGCTGGGATAAGGGTCTGCAGAACATGTGCACAGGAGAGCGAAGGAAACTAACTATTCCTCCAACTTTGGGATatggaaaggaaggaaaag GGAAAATTCCTCCAAGCAGTACCCTCGTTTTTGACATTGAGCTCATGGACATCCAAAATGGTCCCAGATCACATGACTCTTTCCAGGACATGGATCTTAATAATGATTGGAAGCTCTCCAAACAGGAG GTGAAAGAGTACCTGAAGAAAGAATTTGAGAAACATGGATACTCACAGAATGATACACATCATGAGTTGATGGTAGACGACATCTTCAACAACGAGGATGAAGACAAAGATGGCTTCATATCTTCAAGGGAATTTGTCTACCGACATGATGAACTTTGA
- the chn2 gene encoding beta-chimaerin isoform X1, with translation MKWGHHPGRAALNAPWLNRSNRAVTRVGMAASSNSSLSGSSVSSDPEDYQPPIWKSYLYQLQQEAPRPKRITCPQEMESRPKYYGREFHGMIPREFADELLVGSEGAYLIRESQRQPGTHTLALRFGHQTLNYRLFYDGKHFVGEKRFESVHDLVTDALITLYIETKAAEYIAKMTTNPIYEHLGYTSLLKDKTVHRLSRGHTEPRRVTFQKDEKISSPLVRQSVLKDTPEKQCSYEKIHNFKVHTFRGPHWCEYCANFMWGLIAQGVRCSDCGLNVHKQCSKLIPSDCQPDLRRIKKVFSCDLTTLVKAHNTTRPMVVDMCIQEIELRGIKSEGLYRVSGFSEHIEDVKLAFDRDGEKANISASAYADINIIAGALKLYLRDLPIPVITFDLYSKFIQAAKIPNADSRLEAIHESLLQLPPAHYETLRYLMAHLKRVTLFEKDNLMNAANLGIVFGPTLMQPPELNALTTLNDMRQQKLVVQLMIEHEDVLF, from the exons ATGAAATGGGGGCACCACCCGGGACGAGCTGCTCTGAACGCACCTTGGTTAAACCGGAGTAACCGAGCCGTGACGCGGGTTGGGATGGCAGCATCCAGTAACTCAAGCCTCTCAGGTTCATCCGTGTCTTCTG acCCCGAGGATTATCAACCACCAATATGGAAGTCATACT TGTACCAGCTACAGCAGGAAGCCCCGAGACCAAAGAGGATCACGTGTCCTCAAGAG ATGGAGAGCAGACCCAAATACTACGGCAGAGA ATTTCATGGTATGATCCCTCGAGAGTTTGCAGATGAGCTGTTGGTGGGATCAGAGGGTGCTTACCTCATCAGGGAGAGCCAACGACAGCCGGGTACACACACATTGGCCTTAAG GTTTGGGCATCAGACTCTCAACTACAGATTGTTCTATGATGGGAAGCACTTCGTAGGGGAGAAGAGATTTGAGTCAGTCCATGATCTGGTGACGGACGCCCTCATCACTCTGTACATCGAGACCAAAGCAGCGGAGTACATTGCCAAAATGACCACTAACCCCATCTATGAGCATCTTGGCTACACCTCGTTGCTCAAGGACAAAACGGTGCACAGGCTGAGCCGTGGCCATACAGAACCACGCAGGGTCACCTTCCAGAAGGATGAAAAG ATCTCCTCGCCTCTGGTGCGGCAGAGTGTTTTGAAAGACACACCAGAGAAGCAGTGCTCGTATGAGAAGATACACAACTTCAAG GTACACACCTTTCGAGGGCCACACTGGTGTGAGTACTGCGCCAACTTCATGTGGGGTCTCATTGCCCAGGGAGTTCGCTGCTCAG ATTGTGGTTTGAATGTACACAAACAGTGCTCCAAACTGATTCCCAGTGACTGCCAGCCGGATCTGCGCAGGATAAAGAAAGTGTTTAGTTGTGATCTCACCACACTTGTCAAAGCTCATAACACAACGCGACCCATGGTGGTGGACATGTGCATTCAGGAGATAGAGCTGCGAG GTATTAAATCTGAAGGTCTCTATCGAGTGTCTGGCTTCTCAGAGCACATAGAGGATGTGAAGCTGGCTTTTGATAGAG ATGGTGAAAAGGCAAACATCAGTGCCAGTGCTTATGCGGACATCAACATCATTGCTGGTGCTTTAAAACTCTACTTAAGAGATCTTCCTATTCCAGTCATTACATTTGACTTGTACTCCAAATTTATTCAAGCTGCAA AAATTCCAAACGCAGACTCCAGACTGGAAGCCATTCATGAGAGTTTGTTGCAGCTCCCCCCAGCCCACTATGAGACGCTACGATACCTGATGGCTCACCTCAAGAG GGTGACGCTGTTCGAGAAGGACAATTTAATGAATGCTGCAAACCTGGGGATTGTCTTTGGTCCAACTCTCATGCAGCCTCCAGAGCTGAATGCCTTGACAACCCTGAATGATATGAGACAGCAAAAACTGGTGGTGCAGCTTATGATAGAGCATGAAGATGTATTATTCTAA
- the chn2 gene encoding beta-chimaerin isoform X2 encodes MESRPKYYGREFHGMIPREFADELLVGSEGAYLIRESQRQPGTHTLALRFGHQTLNYRLFYDGKHFVGEKRFESVHDLVTDALITLYIETKAAEYIAKMTTNPIYEHLGYTSLLKDKTVHRLSRGHTEPRRVTFQKDEKISSPLVRQSVLKDTPEKQCSYEKIHNFKVHTFRGPHWCEYCANFMWGLIAQGVRCSDCGLNVHKQCSKLIPSDCQPDLRRIKKVFSCDLTTLVKAHNTTRPMVVDMCIQEIELRGIKSEGLYRVSGFSEHIEDVKLAFDRDGEKANISASAYADINIIAGALKLYLRDLPIPVITFDLYSKFIQAAKIPNADSRLEAIHESLLQLPPAHYETLRYLMAHLKRVTLFEKDNLMNAANLGIVFGPTLMQPPELNALTTLNDMRQQKLVVQLMIEHEDVLF; translated from the exons ATGGAGAGCAGACCCAAATACTACGGCAGAGA ATTTCATGGTATGATCCCTCGAGAGTTTGCAGATGAGCTGTTGGTGGGATCAGAGGGTGCTTACCTCATCAGGGAGAGCCAACGACAGCCGGGTACACACACATTGGCCTTAAG GTTTGGGCATCAGACTCTCAACTACAGATTGTTCTATGATGGGAAGCACTTCGTAGGGGAGAAGAGATTTGAGTCAGTCCATGATCTGGTGACGGACGCCCTCATCACTCTGTACATCGAGACCAAAGCAGCGGAGTACATTGCCAAAATGACCACTAACCCCATCTATGAGCATCTTGGCTACACCTCGTTGCTCAAGGACAAAACGGTGCACAGGCTGAGCCGTGGCCATACAGAACCACGCAGGGTCACCTTCCAGAAGGATGAAAAG ATCTCCTCGCCTCTGGTGCGGCAGAGTGTTTTGAAAGACACACCAGAGAAGCAGTGCTCGTATGAGAAGATACACAACTTCAAG GTACACACCTTTCGAGGGCCACACTGGTGTGAGTACTGCGCCAACTTCATGTGGGGTCTCATTGCCCAGGGAGTTCGCTGCTCAG ATTGTGGTTTGAATGTACACAAACAGTGCTCCAAACTGATTCCCAGTGACTGCCAGCCGGATCTGCGCAGGATAAAGAAAGTGTTTAGTTGTGATCTCACCACACTTGTCAAAGCTCATAACACAACGCGACCCATGGTGGTGGACATGTGCATTCAGGAGATAGAGCTGCGAG GTATTAAATCTGAAGGTCTCTATCGAGTGTCTGGCTTCTCAGAGCACATAGAGGATGTGAAGCTGGCTTTTGATAGAG ATGGTGAAAAGGCAAACATCAGTGCCAGTGCTTATGCGGACATCAACATCATTGCTGGTGCTTTAAAACTCTACTTAAGAGATCTTCCTATTCCAGTCATTACATTTGACTTGTACTCCAAATTTATTCAAGCTGCAA AAATTCCAAACGCAGACTCCAGACTGGAAGCCATTCATGAGAGTTTGTTGCAGCTCCCCCCAGCCCACTATGAGACGCTACGATACCTGATGGCTCACCTCAAGAG GGTGACGCTGTTCGAGAAGGACAATTTAATGAATGCTGCAAACCTGGGGATTGTCTTTGGTCCAACTCTCATGCAGCCTCCAGAGCTGAATGCCTTGACAACCCTGAATGATATGAGACAGCAAAAACTGGTGGTGCAGCTTATGATAGAGCATGAAGATGTATTATTCTAA
- the cpvl gene encoding probable serine carboxypeptidase CPVL → MRPWRETLGLLLPLVFLGSTCSTSPESLHVEPGSPLFLTPLVEKGAIDEARKLSLVGDFPGPSVKSYAGYLTVNKQYNSNLFFWFFPAQMEGQEKAPLLLWLQGGPGSSCMFGIFVEHGPYVVFKNRTVGLREYTLTSRYSVVYIDNPVGTGFSFADDDRGFAQNQHDVGRDLYSALTQFFQIFPEYQSNDFYAAGESYGGKYVPAISYYIHQNNPTAKVKINLKGIMIGDGICDPETMLGGYGEFMYQTGLISELQKQYVNQLTDLGLQLIKQQKWMEALLTFDGLLKAAILPYPSFFQNATGCTNIYNYMKCQTPEDQNYFNDFVTLPVVRRAIHVGDLTFNAGLKVEQHFFQDALKSIKPWMGLLMDHYRVLIYNGQLDVVIAVPLTEKFLSTVKWTGEEDYKKAPRYYWKIHPSDTEVAGYIRQVGEFYQVIIRGGGHLLFYDQPARTFDMIDRFLSTRGWI, encoded by the exons ATGAG ACCATGGAGGGAAACCCTGGGTCTCCTGTTACCGCTGGTCTTTCTTGGTTCAACATGTTCGACGAGCCCAGAATCTCTCCATGTCGAGCCCGGATCTCCTCTTTTTCTCACTCCATTGGTGGAGAAGGGTGCCATAGACGAAG ccAGGAAACTGAGTCTAGTTGGAGACTTTCCTGGGCCCAGTGTGAAGAGTTACGCAGGATATCTGACAGTGAACAAACAATACAACAGCAACCTCTTCTTTTGGTTCTTCCCTGCACAAATG GAGGGTCAGGAGAAAGCCCCACTTCTGCTCTGGCTACAAGGCGGGCCTGGGAGCAGCTGCATGTTCGGCATCTTCGTGGAACATGGCCCTTATGTGGTGTTTAAGAACCGTACTG ttgGATTGAGGGAATACACTTTGACATCAAGATATTCAGTTGTGTACATTGACAACCCA GTAGGAACAGGTTTCAGCTTCGCTGATGATGACAGGGGTTTTGCTCAGAACCAGCATGATGTCGGCAGAGACCTTTACAG tgctttaacacAGTTTTTCCAGATCTTTCCTGAGTATCAGTCAAATGACTTTTATGCAGCTGGGGAG TCTTATGGAGGGAAGTATGTTCCTGCCATTTCTTACTATATCCATCAAAACAACCCCACTGCTAAAGTAAAGATTAATCTAAAAGGGATTATGATCGGTGATGGAATCTGTGATCCTGAAACG ATGCTGGGTGGTTATGGGGAGTTCATGTACCAAACAGGTCTGATCAGTGAACTTCAAAAACAGTATGTCAACCAGCTGACGGACCTCGGACTTCAATTAATTAAACAGCAGAAGTGGATGGAGGCTCTGCTG ACTTTTGATGGCCTGCTGAAAGCTGCGATACTGCCATATCCTTCCTTCTTCCAAAATGCTACAGGTTGCACCAACATCTATAACTACATGAAATGCCAG ACACCTGAGGACCAGAACTATTTCAATGACTTTGTGACTCTCCCAGTGGTACGACGTGCAATCCATGTGGGAGACCTGACATTCAATGCAGGCCTTAAAGTTGAACAGCACTTTTTCCAGGATGCTTTGAAAAGCATCAAGCCATGGATGGGGTTACTGATGGACCACTACAGG GTCTTAATCTACAATGGTCAGCTGGATGTGGTTATAGCAGTCCCACTCACTGAGAAGTTCCTGTCCACCGTCAAGTGGACCGGGGAAGAAGATTACAAAAAAGCTCCTCGCTACTACTGGAAGATTCACCCCAGTGACACAGAGGTCGCAGGTTACATAAGACAAGTGGGAGAGTTTTACCAG GTAATAATCCGAGGAGGAGGACACCTTCTGTTTTACGACCAACCAGCGAGGACCTTTGACATGATCGACAGATTCCTTTCAACTCGGGGCTGGATATAA